The DNA window GGAAATAGGTCACGACGAAGACGCAGGCGATGGACAGCAAAAAAAGAGCGTTTTGCAGCGGCCCATGCACTTCCGAGGACTGCAGGACGACGGTCGAGATGGAGCCCGGCCCAGCCAGGAGCGGCGTGGCCAGGGGGAAGATGGAAATATCATCACGGGAATAGGATTCGTTTTCCTCTTCGGTTTTGACCCGTTCGCGATGGGCTTCCAATTGCGCGATGCCCAATAAAAGGAGCAGGATGC is part of the Oligoflexus sp. genome and encodes:
- a CDS encoding MarC family protein, whose translation is ILLLLLGIAQLEAHRERVKTEEENESYSRDDISIFPLATPLLAGPGSISTVVLQSSEVHGPLQNALFLLSIACVFVVTYFLLKSAPHLYRFLGKTGINLVTRIMGIILTAIAIQFIIDGFMGVMAQVKAL